TCGATTCATCCTTGGCTTCGGCATAGGCTCCGGTGTGTAATTCAATAAATAAGGCTCCAGTATCAACACTGGCCTGGATTTGCTCGGTATTGGCATCAATAAATAAACTGACCGGAATCTTGGCACTTTGCAGCGTTGTCACGACTTCTTTGAGAGGATCGAATTGTCCAGCCACATCCAAGCCCCCTTCCGTTGTAATTTCCTGGCGACGTTCTGGGACGAGGGTGACATAATCTGGTTTGACATCCAAGGCAATTTTGACCATTTCGGGGGTGGCGGCCATTTCTAAATTCAAGTGGGTTCGGACAATTTGCCGGAGAATTCGCACATCTCGCTCTTGGATATGCCGCCGATCCTCTCTCAAATGCACCGTAATCCCATCGGCTCCAGCAAGTTCTGCAATCACGGCCGCTGCAATCGGATCGGGTTCTGTGGTAGCCCTGGCCTGGCGAATGGTGGCAACATGGTCAATATTGACTCCGAGTGTGGGCAATTTCCTTAAGCTCCTGGGTAAAACAACTTTCTTAATTGTGGCAATTTGGCTCTTCTCTTGGCAAACAGAAGGATGCTCCAGGTTTAGACCTATCTGAATAACCGGAACATAGGGCAATCTAAAAATATTAGGTCTTGCCAGTGCAGGATGTTTCCGTTGCGAATCACCTATCAAGCTCCAATGATTGATTCTCAGCAACGAGCGGATACCCTAATTCTTGCTCCGGCTCAGGAATCGGATATACCCCACAATTGGCAGTGTGCACCGAAGCAGTTCCCAAAACAATAGGACTTATTAATCCTGTCGGCTATTGGCTGATTTGGTACGCTATCCAGGTAGCCCAGTTTGCGGACTGTAGTGGGGAACTCGATGGACAACTCATTTGAAACGCCCCGTGAAACGCGATATGGGTTTTATCGGCAACACCTAAGCTAATCCCTTTCCCTATCCCTATGATCAAGAAGTGGGTGATTTGATAGGTTGATGTGTGGAAATTACCTTTTTAGGCACCAGTTCGGGGGTTCCAACCCGCTCGCGCAATGTTTCGAGTGTGGCCTTGCGACTAACCCAACGGGGAGAAATTTGGTTATTGGACTGTGGGGAAGGGACACAACACCAACTCATCCGCAGTAATTTACGCAGCAGCCAGATTCGCCGGATTTTTATTACCCACATGCACGGGGATCATATTTTTGGCCTGATGGGATTGTTAGCCAGTTGCGGGATGGCAGGAACGGTGAGCGAAATTGACCTCTATGGGCCGCCGGGGTTGGATCGCTATATTGAAAATTGCCAAAAATGGTCACAAATGCATCTGCACTATACCTTACGAGTCCATACGGTCGCCCCAGGCCTGGTCTATGAAGATGCAGATTATTCTGTCACTTGCGGCCCCCTACATCATCGGGTCACAGCCTATGGCTATCGGATTCAGGAAACAGATCGCCCCGGCCGGTTTGATGTGGAAAAAGCCAAAGCTTTGGGGATTCCCTTTGGGCCGGTTTACGGGCAACTCAAACAGGGAAAAACGGTCAGGCTTGAGGATGGGCGCACCTTTAATGGTCAAGATTTTTGTGATCCTCCTGAATTGGGCCGCTCCCTTGCCTATTGCACCGACACGATCTATTGCGATGCTGCCGTTCAGTTAGCCTACCAGGCCGATGTCTTAATCCATGAATCCACCTTTGCCCACCAGGATCAGGACATGGCCGAACAGCGACTCCACTCCACTTCGACAATGGCGGCCCAAGTTGCGGCCCTAGCCCAAGTGAATCTCCTATTTTTAACCCACTTTAGCCCCCGCTATGCCCCTGGGAATGCCCTCCGAGTTGAGGATCTCCTCGCTGAAGCCCAGGCCATTTTCCCCCATAGCCAACTGGCCCGTGATTTTCTCACCTATGAATTACCCCGTCACCGAACTATTACTCAATCTGCCCAGAGCACCATTGCCCCAGCCCCCGTCCTAGATACCGTCCCTGTTAGCCCGCCGCCACCCCACCGTTATGAATCCCTCAAACATCTTGCGCCGAGTGAATTTCAGGACTTAGTGGGCATCACGCCAGCAACCTTGAGGGCCTTGGTAAAGCTGATTCCCCCGAAAATCGGCCCCCGCTCATCCCCACCTAAAACCACAGTAGAGCCGGAAAATCAAGTCTTGATGGCCTTGGACTATTGGCGAAATCATTTGACCTATCGGGATGTGGCGAATTTATGGAATCTGGGCGA
The window above is part of the Pseudocalidococcus azoricus BACA0444 genome. Proteins encoded here:
- a CDS encoding helix-turn-helix domain-containing protein — translated: MGITPATLRALVKLIPPKIGPRSSPPKTTVEPENQVLMALDYWRNHLTYRDVANLWNLGEATVAKLIREVKTHIANSSQFRVATPTEMKANPGQPIITLLSE
- a CDS encoding pyridoxine 5'-phosphate synthase; the protein is MPTLGVNIDHVATIRQARATTEPDPIAAAVIAELAGADGITVHLREDRRHIQERDVRILRQIVRTHLNLEMAATPEMVKIALDVKPDYVTLVPERRQEITTEGGLDVAGQFDPLKEVVTTLQSAKIPVSLFIDANTEQIQASVDTGALFIELHTGAYAEAKDESSRDQELQHLIAGAAWAKELGLRVNAGHGLTYENVVPVAQIPGMEELNIGHSIISRAVLLGLERAVQDMKRLIQD